A stretch of the Bacteroidota bacterium genome encodes the following:
- a CDS encoding TonB-dependent receptor, whose translation MKTFFHLLLFVFALPLSVAAQTPSQTVRGKVIDNQTKAALPGVVVILGDSGSALRTTASDVAGNFRFENVEVGRRLLRFKLLGYRERAMNIVVSAGKEVVLTVELEESVVQAKEVVITAQDSKGKPNNEMATVSSRSFSIEETQRYAGSLGDPSRMAANYAGVSGAQDSRNDVVVRGNSPLGVLWRLNGLDIPNPNHFGSFGSTGGPVSILNNNVLDNSDFMSGAFPAEYGNATAAAFDLKLRNGNNEKFEFLGQVAFNGFEGGIEGPLSKKHNASFLVNYRYSTLVLFKQLGINFGTGTAVPKYQDLSFKLNFPTEKLGTFSVWGIGGLSYIELLDSQRDTTQLDLYTIGGFDTYFRTNMGVGGFTHIISFGERSYGRLNIGVTLQQNKVRLDSVSFSDNSFWPSYGSKFSQTRITGNYTVVTKFNARNTLKSGVYADLLNFILLDSTNITATTFRRLRDTEDGTALIQAYTQWQHKFTDLLTLNTGVHYQQLLLNNSVSIEPRVGLRWQYNEKNAFSFGSGLHSQMQTIFTYFNQTYLPDGSYLRTNEALGFTRSIHAVLAWDRTLGKNARIKVETYYQHLYEVPGLERVSIYSGLNEGADFNAPNTDSLVNNGTGRNYGIELTAERFYNKGWYFLTTVSLFESKYTSFGSSERNTAFNGNYVVNLLGGKEFKFGAKNMLSLDLRTNAAGGKRYIPIDLNASSLAGEAVYDNSRAYELRYTDYFRIDLRVGYTRNGKHITQTWAIDLLNITDNKNVFTQEYNAASNSIKTNYQTGFLVIPQYKITF comes from the coding sequence AAACCAAGGCGGCGTTGCCCGGCGTGGTGGTTATTCTGGGCGACAGTGGTTCTGCGCTGCGCACCACGGCAAGTGATGTGGCGGGAAATTTTCGTTTTGAAAATGTAGAAGTAGGCCGCCGCCTGTTGCGCTTTAAACTGCTTGGTTACCGCGAACGTGCCATGAACATTGTGGTAAGCGCAGGTAAAGAAGTGGTGCTTACCGTGGAACTCGAAGAATCTGTGGTGCAGGCAAAAGAAGTGGTGATTACTGCACAGGACTCCAAAGGAAAGCCCAACAATGAAATGGCGACGGTAAGCTCGCGTTCGTTTTCAATTGAAGAAACACAGCGTTACGCAGGAAGCCTCGGCGACCCGTCGCGCATGGCGGCCAACTACGCCGGTGTGAGTGGTGCGCAGGATTCGCGAAATGATGTAGTGGTGCGCGGAAATTCGCCGCTGGGTGTGCTCTGGCGCCTGAACGGACTGGATATTCCGAACCCGAATCACTTCGGCTCGTTTGGCAGTACCGGCGGACCAGTTAGCATTTTGAACAACAACGTACTCGACAATTCGGATTTCATGTCGGGCGCTTTTCCGGCTGAATACGGCAATGCCACAGCTGCCGCATTTGATCTGAAACTGCGCAACGGCAACAACGAGAAATTTGAATTTCTGGGGCAGGTTGCATTTAATGGATTTGAAGGGGGAATTGAAGGGCCACTGAGCAAAAAGCACAATGCTTCGTTTCTGGTGAACTACCGCTATTCCACACTCGTACTTTTCAAACAGCTGGGCATAAATTTTGGCACCGGCACCGCAGTTCCAAAGTATCAGGATCTTTCGTTCAAGCTGAATTTCCCCACCGAAAAACTCGGTACATTTTCAGTGTGGGGCATTGGCGGCCTCAGCTACATTGAACTGCTCGACAGCCAGCGCGACACCACACAGCTTGACCTTTACACCATTGGCGGATTTGACACTTATTTCCGTACCAATATGGGTGTAGGTGGTTTTACTCACATCATTTCTTTCGGCGAGCGTTCCTACGGCCGACTGAATATTGGTGTAACACTGCAGCAAAACAAAGTGCGCCTTGATTCGGTTTCGTTTTCCGACAATTCCTTCTGGCCAAGCTATGGCAGTAAATTCAGCCAGACACGCATTACGGGCAATTACACGGTAGTCACTAAATTCAACGCACGCAACACACTTAAATCCGGCGTATATGCTGATCTGTTGAATTTCATACTGCTTGACAGCACCAACATTACAGCCACTACATTTCGCCGCCTGCGCGATACGGAAGACGGCACTGCACTTATACAGGCTTATACACAGTGGCAGCACAAGTTTACCGATTTACTTACCCTCAACACAGGCGTTCACTACCAGCAGCTGCTGCTCAACAATTCGGTGAGCATTGAGCCGCGTGTGGGATTGCGCTGGCAATACAACGAGAAAAATGCGTTCAGTTTCGGCTCAGGCCTGCACAGCCAGATGCAAACCATTTTCACGTACTTCAACCAGACTTATCTGCCAGATGGCAGTTACCTGCGCACTAACGAAGCACTCGGCTTTACCCGAAGCATTCATGCGGTGCTGGCCTGGGACAGAACGTTAGGAAAAAATGCACGCATCAAAGTAGAAACCTACTACCAGCATTTGTATGAAGTACCCGGTCTTGAGCGCGTATCAATTTACTCTGGCTTAAACGAAGGTGCCGACTTCAACGCACCCAACACTGACAGTCTCGTAAACAACGGCACAGGCCGCAACTACGGCATTGAACTCACTGCCGAGCGTTTTTACAACAAAGGCTGGTATTTCCTCACCACCGTTTCGCTCTTCGAATCGAAATACACGAGTTTTGGCAGCAGCGAACGAAATACAGCATTTAACGGCAACTACGTAGTGAACCTGCTGGGCGGAAAAGAATTTAAGTTCGGAGCAAAAAATATGCTTTCACTTGATTTGCGCACCAATGCCGCCGGTGGAAAACGTTACATCCCTATCGACCTGAATGCCTCATCGCTTGCCGGAGAAGCAGTGTATGATAATAGCCGAGCTTATGAACTGCGATACACCGACTATTTCCGTATAGACCTGCGCGTTGGGTACACACGCAACGGAAAACACATTACCCAAACCTGGGCCATTGACCTGTTGAATATTACCGACAACAAAAACGTATTTACTCAGGAATATAATGCAGCCAGCAACAGTATAAAAACCAATTACCAGACCGGTTTTTTGGTAATTCCTCAATACAAAATCACATTTTAA
- a CDS encoding histidine kinase has product MSTTENKTSEKINDLRERIIGIPLVGLLGMLMSRGGNMVSYLESFLLSLFFTFSLWHLIRYLVIKLRTKFPGLPNTRKRIIYQLGVGIPLTILFMSGFCINYGLFKYGAQFPLKPVIINTIIGLAITLFISTIYECVYFFQQWRLSLLEAQELKRQNILSQFETLKSQVNPHFLFNSLNTLTALIEESPPQAVQFVQQLSQVYRYVLQAREKNTVALSEELDFIRAYLYLQQIRFGDHLKAEIHTDLHSEQLHLPPLALQLLVENAIKHNVISSAQPLRLIISSDSSGELTVKNVLQKKSTPEIPGGFGLSSITQRYLLLGAKPVRINQDNDFFSVVLPLLQPAQR; this is encoded by the coding sequence ATGAGTACCACGGAAAATAAAACATCGGAAAAAATCAATGATCTGCGCGAGCGGATCATTGGTATTCCGCTGGTAGGTTTGCTGGGCATGCTGATGAGCCGGGGAGGAAATATGGTGAGCTATCTCGAATCGTTTCTGCTCTCCCTGTTTTTCACCTTTTCGCTCTGGCATCTTATCCGGTATCTGGTAATAAAATTGCGCACTAAATTCCCGGGGTTGCCGAATACACGAAAACGAATCATTTATCAGCTGGGGGTTGGCATTCCGCTCACAATTCTCTTTATGTCGGGCTTTTGCATTAACTACGGCTTATTCAAATATGGCGCTCAGTTTCCGCTGAAACCCGTAATTATCAATACCATTATCGGATTGGCAATTACGCTTTTCATCTCAACGATTTACGAATGTGTTTATTTTTTCCAGCAATGGAGACTTAGTCTTCTGGAAGCACAGGAGTTGAAACGTCAGAATATCCTTTCGCAGTTTGAAACATTGAAAAGTCAGGTCAATCCGCATTTTTTGTTCAACAGTTTAAATACGCTAACCGCATTAATTGAGGAGTCGCCACCGCAGGCTGTGCAGTTTGTACAGCAACTATCACAGGTGTACCGTTATGTGCTTCAGGCACGCGAAAAAAACACGGTGGCGCTTTCGGAAGAGCTGGATTTCATCAGGGCGTATTTATATCTGCAACAAATCAGGTTTGGCGATCATCTGAAAGCCGAAATACATACCGACCTGCATTCAGAACAGCTTCACCTTCCTCCGCTGGCATTGCAACTGCTGGTGGAAAATGCCATTAAACACAATGTAATTTCCTCGGCACAACCACTTCGACTGATTATCAGCAGTGATTCATCGGGTGAACTTACCGTGAAAAATGTACTTCAGAAAAAGAGCACACCGGAAATACCGGGCGGATTCGGACTGAGTAGTATTACACAGCGTTACCTGCTGCTTGGCGCCAAACCGGTGCGTATTAATCAGGACAATGACTTTTTCAGTGTAGTGCTTCCCTTACTTCAACCTGCACAACGATGA
- a CDS encoding response regulator transcription factor has protein sequence MNIFILEDEAPALRRITKLVQEILPQAVITGTADSVSEAIQRLERIAEPDLILADIQLADGLSFDLFEQKTLSCPVIFTTAFDEYAIRAFKLNSIDYLLKPIDRAALNKALEKHQRLFSSGNNGIQMPQWQDIIRQIRSGNISYKNRFLVTKGAQLLPVSGDDIAWFVTEDRLVFLHTLQNQRYICDHTLDELETLLNPEQFYRANRQYIIGIKTVKVAENGFNGKLHLHLHPAPPEQVIVSREKASQFKEWLAGER, from the coding sequence ATGAATATTTTCATACTTGAAGACGAAGCGCCGGCGCTACGACGTATCACCAAATTAGTACAAGAAATACTACCGCAGGCCGTAATTACAGGGACTGCCGACAGTGTAAGCGAAGCCATTCAACGACTGGAACGGATTGCGGAACCGGATCTGATTCTTGCCGATATTCAACTTGCAGACGGGCTCAGCTTTGACTTATTTGAGCAGAAAACACTAAGCTGTCCGGTAATTTTCACCACTGCATTTGATGAATACGCCATTCGCGCATTTAAACTCAACAGTATCGACTATCTGCTCAAGCCCATTGACAGAGCGGCATTGAATAAAGCTCTGGAAAAACACCAGCGGCTTTTCAGTTCAGGCAACAATGGAATTCAGATGCCGCAATGGCAAGACATTATCAGACAAATCCGTTCGGGAAATATCTCCTATAAAAATCGTTTTCTGGTAACCAAAGGAGCGCAGCTTTTACCGGTTTCCGGCGACGACATTGCGTGGTTTGTGACCGAAGACAGACTCGTGTTTCTGCACACGCTTCAAAACCAGCGATACATTTGTGACCATACGCTTGATGAACTGGAAACACTGCTTAATCCCGAACAGTTTTACCGTGCCAACCGCCAGTATATTATCGGTATAAAAACAGTGAAGGTCGCTGAAAACGGTTTTAACGGGAAACTGCATCTTCACCTCCACCCCGCTCCTCCCGAACAGGTAATTGTAAGCCGCGAAAAAGCATCACAGTTCAAAGAATGGCTTGCCGGCGAACGTTAA
- a CDS encoding thioredoxin domain-containing protein, which yields MTQHAYTNALIHETSPYLLQHAHNPVNWMPWNAETLAKAEAENKLMLVSVGYSACHWCHVMEHESFEDEKVAKLMNEHFICIKVDREERPDIDQVYMTAVQLMTGHGGWPLNCFALPDGRPLYGGTYFPKERWVNVLINLAELWKNEREKCFQYAEELTAGVRRVERLLPEDGEKEITAERLGLSVEQWLLRVDNGEGGPNRAPKFPLPNNYLFLLRYAHHTGREDVLRHTLLTLDKMADGGIYDQVGGGFARYSTDLLWKVPHFEKMLYDNAQLVSLYSEAYRMTGHMRYREVAEETLAFVRRELTHESGAFFSALDADSEGEEGKFYVWREDELKQLLGADFGWYADLYNVNSIGHWEHGNYILLRRERMEAVAARHAMTVHELHAKSKTVNAMLLDVRNRRVRPGLDDKSLTSWNAMMLRGCVDAYAATGDEEYLLTALRNARFIRSAQLRTDGGLWHSWKNGRSTVNGFLEDYAFVIDAFTALYQVTFDEDWLQLAKQLTEYTLAHFSDDENNLFWFTSNEDPALIARKQEISDNVIPASNSVMARNLFYLGHYFGNATWTNRAADMLRMMQREIIGYGAGHSNWMLLQLHFCFPFRELAVAGFTASETCVALRLQYQPNMLAAGSLSPSALPLLEGRVKPQQKKAYVCENNACLQPVNTLEEALALLRNG from the coding sequence ATGACACAGCACGCATACACCAACGCACTTATTCACGAAACCAGCCCTTATCTGCTTCAGCATGCGCATAACCCGGTAAACTGGATGCCGTGGAATGCCGAAACGCTTGCCAAAGCTGAAGCCGAAAACAAACTCATGCTGGTGAGTGTGGGTTATTCGGCCTGCCACTGGTGCCATGTAATGGAGCACGAATCATTTGAAGATGAAAAAGTGGCGAAGCTGATGAACGAACATTTCATCTGTATCAAGGTTGATCGTGAAGAGCGCCCGGATATTGATCAGGTGTATATGACGGCTGTGCAGCTTATGACCGGACACGGAGGCTGGCCGCTCAACTGTTTTGCTTTGCCCGATGGCAGGCCGCTTTACGGCGGTACTTATTTTCCGAAAGAACGCTGGGTGAATGTACTGATCAATCTGGCCGAACTGTGGAAGAATGAACGCGAAAAGTGTTTTCAGTACGCCGAAGAATTAACAGCCGGTGTGCGACGTGTGGAGCGGTTGTTGCCGGAAGACGGCGAAAAGGAAATTACCGCCGAGCGGCTCGGGCTTTCGGTGGAGCAGTGGTTGCTGCGTGTGGACAATGGTGAAGGCGGACCTAACCGCGCGCCCAAATTTCCGTTGCCGAACAATTATCTTTTTCTGCTGCGTTATGCGCATCATACCGGGCGCGAAGATGTATTGCGCCATACGTTGCTCACACTCGATAAAATGGCCGATGGTGGTATTTACGATCAGGTGGGTGGCGGTTTTGCGCGTTATTCAACTGATCTGCTTTGGAAAGTGCCGCATTTTGAAAAAATGCTGTACGACAATGCGCAGCTTGTATCGCTTTACAGTGAGGCTTACCGTATGACTGGCCACATGCGTTACCGCGAGGTGGCCGAAGAAACACTTGCTTTTGTTCGCCGTGAACTTACCCATGAAAGCGGAGCATTTTTCTCGGCGCTCGATGCCGACTCGGAAGGTGAGGAGGGGAAGTTTTACGTGTGGCGCGAAGACGAGCTGAAACAGCTGCTGGGTGCAGATTTTGGATGGTATGCTGATTTGTATAATGTAAACAGCATTGGCCATTGGGAGCATGGCAATTATATTTTGCTTCGCCGCGAACGCATGGAGGCTGTTGCGGCGCGGCATGCAATGACCGTGCATGAGTTGCATGCAAAAAGCAAAACAGTAAATGCCATGTTGCTTGATGTGCGCAACCGACGTGTGCGTCCGGGGCTCGACGATAAATCGCTTACATCGTGGAATGCCATGATGCTGCGCGGCTGTGTGGATGCATATGCAGCTACAGGCGATGAGGAATATCTGCTCACGGCATTGCGCAATGCGCGTTTTATCCGCTCGGCACAGCTCCGTACCGATGGTGGTTTGTGGCACAGCTGGAAAAACGGCCGCAGCACGGTAAACGGCTTTCTCGAAGATTATGCGTTTGTTATTGATGCTTTTACCGCACTGTATCAGGTAACGTTTGATGAAGACTGGCTGCAACTGGCCAAACAGCTTACCGAATATACGCTTGCACATTTCAGCGACGATGAAAACAACCTGTTCTGGTTTACTTCAAACGAAGATCCGGCGCTGATTGCGCGCAAGCAGGAAATTTCCGACAATGTAATTCCGGCTTCCAATTCGGTAATGGCGCGCAACCTGTTTTACCTCGGGCATTACTTCGGTAATGCTACATGGACAAATCGGGCAGCTGATATGCTGCGCATGATGCAGCGCGAAATTATCGGCTACGGTGCAGGCCATTCAAACTGGATGCTGTTGCAGTTACATTTCTGCTTCCCCTTCCGTGAGCTGGCAGTGGCCGGTTTTACCGCTTCCGAAACCTGCGTGGCTTTGCGTTTACAGTATCAGCCCAATATGCTTGCCGCCGGAAGCCTTTCGCCCTCTGCTCTTCCGTTGCTCGAAGGGCGTGTAAAGCCGCAACAGAAAAAGGCCTACGTGTGCGAAAATAACGCCTGCCTGCAACCTGTGAATACCCTGGAAGAAGCATTAGCCCTACTACGCAACGGTTAA
- a CDS encoding CPBP family intramembrane metalloprotease: MKDIAAYFRRYFGTGFSWTYFTLLTLLLGGFTAFVYADKARLQWTGGGAIDAWRFAQNFAVFGGVLISAILLWYPFAKDKTWIRSPKFWLAVCVGAGAFSLATFFYWHKEWIKQITDGPVEIFLLRISRYPANLILLMLPVFAWWWIEDRKREPFYGFKKTNLKPYIILLLMMVPLIVAATFSSGFLKQYPQAIRMLNAAQLTENRLGYGLVFEGFYGVNFVVTEIFFRGFLLFVLSRWLGYGAVLPVAAFYVTIHYGKPLGETISSFFGGIVLGVIALETRSVWGGVLIHLGIAWGMEIAAALAR, translated from the coding sequence ATGAAAGATATTGCTGCATACTTCCGCAGGTATTTCGGAACCGGATTCAGCTGGACATACTTTACACTGCTTACGCTGCTGCTGGGCGGTTTCACGGCTTTTGTGTATGCCGATAAAGCGCGGCTGCAATGGACAGGCGGCGGCGCAATTGACGCGTGGCGTTTTGCACAAAATTTTGCCGTGTTTGGCGGCGTGCTTATCAGCGCCATATTGCTTTGGTATCCGTTTGCAAAAGACAAAACCTGGATTCGTTCGCCAAAATTCTGGCTCGCCGTATGCGTGGGTGCGGGCGCATTTTCGCTGGCTACATTTTTTTACTGGCACAAGGAATGGATCAAGCAGATTACCGACGGGCCGGTGGAAATATTTTTGCTGCGCATAAGCAGGTATCCGGCCAACCTGATACTGCTTATGTTGCCGGTGTTTGCCTGGTGGTGGATTGAAGACCGCAAGCGCGAACCGTTTTACGGATTTAAGAAAACCAATCTGAAGCCGTATATTATTTTACTGCTTATGATGGTGCCCCTTATTGTGGCTGCCACGTTTTCATCAGGTTTTCTGAAACAATATCCGCAAGCCATACGCATGCTTAACGCCGCACAGCTAACGGAAAACCGGCTGGGTTACGGATTAGTGTTTGAGGGATTTTACGGCGTAAATTTTGTGGTGACGGAAATTTTCTTTCGTGGTTTTTTATTGTTTGTATTAAGCCGGTGGCTGGGCTATGGAGCGGTGTTGCCGGTGGCCGCGTTTTATGTGACGATCCATTACGGAAAGCCGCTTGGCGAAACGATAAGTTCATTTTTTGGCGGGATAGTTCTTGGGGTAATTGCGCTGGAAACGCGTTCGGTGTGGGGCGGTGTACTGATTCACCTCGGCATTGCGTGGGGAATGGAAATTGCGGCGGCGCTGGCGCGATAA